One Trichosurus vulpecula isolate mTriVul1 chromosome 7, mTriVul1.pri, whole genome shotgun sequence genomic region harbors:
- the MRPS10 gene encoding 28S ribosomal protein S10, mitochondrial isoform X1, producing the protein MAARAAFGFVCRGLWQSPSIFSLSHPKNITAKRDGFLLSTHLKWVQFSSLHMDVRNSMEKPKISISDEPDTLYKRLSVLVKGHDRAVLDSYEYFAVLAAKELGISINKVYEPPRKIERLTLLKSVHIFKKHRVQYEMRTYYRCLELQHLTGSTANVYLEYIQRNLPEGVAMEVTKTRLEQLPEHIKEPLWEMVGKEEEASKA; encoded by the exons ATGGCTGCGCGGGCTGCCTTCGGGTTTGTGTGTCGGGGCCTCTGGCAG agtccGAGTATCTTTTCTCTAAGCCATCCTAAGAACATTACAGCAAAGAGAGATGGTTTTCTTCT CAGCACCCATTTGAAGTGGGTGCAGTTTTCGAGCTTGCATATGGATGTCAGGAATAGTATGGAGAAACCTAAG ATCTCCATTTCTGATGAACCAGACACATTATATAAGCGCCTCTCAGTTTTAGTAAAAGGCCATGATAGGGCTGTATTGGATAGCTATGAGTACTTTGCTGTACTTGCTGCTAAAGAACTTGGTATCTCCATTAACAAGGT ATATGAACCTCCAAGGAAAATAGAACGTCTTACTCTTCTCAAATCAGTACATATTTTCAAGAAGCACAGAGTTCAGTATGAAATGAGGACATATTACAGATGTTTAGAG ttACAACATTTGACTGGAAGTACAGCAAATGTCTATTTGGAATATATCCAACGAAACCTACCTGAAGGTGTTGCCATGGAAGTAACAAAG ACCAGGTTAGAACAGTTACCAGAACACATCAAGGAACCACTTTGGGAGATGGTGGGCAAAGAAGAAGAAGCAAGCAAAGCATGA
- the MRPS10 gene encoding 28S ribosomal protein S10, mitochondrial isoform X2, which translates to MAARAAFGFVCRGLWQSPSIFSLSHPKNITAKRDGFLLTHLKWVQFSSLHMDVRNSMEKPKISISDEPDTLYKRLSVLVKGHDRAVLDSYEYFAVLAAKELGISINKVYEPPRKIERLTLLKSVHIFKKHRVQYEMRTYYRCLELQHLTGSTANVYLEYIQRNLPEGVAMEVTKTRLEQLPEHIKEPLWEMVGKEEEASKA; encoded by the exons ATGGCTGCGCGGGCTGCCTTCGGGTTTGTGTGTCGGGGCCTCTGGCAG agtccGAGTATCTTTTCTCTAAGCCATCCTAAGAACATTACAGCAAAGAGAGATGGTTTTCTTCT CACCCATTTGAAGTGGGTGCAGTTTTCGAGCTTGCATATGGATGTCAGGAATAGTATGGAGAAACCTAAG ATCTCCATTTCTGATGAACCAGACACATTATATAAGCGCCTCTCAGTTTTAGTAAAAGGCCATGATAGGGCTGTATTGGATAGCTATGAGTACTTTGCTGTACTTGCTGCTAAAGAACTTGGTATCTCCATTAACAAGGT ATATGAACCTCCAAGGAAAATAGAACGTCTTACTCTTCTCAAATCAGTACATATTTTCAAGAAGCACAGAGTTCAGTATGAAATGAGGACATATTACAGATGTTTAGAG ttACAACATTTGACTGGAAGTACAGCAAATGTCTATTTGGAATATATCCAACGAAACCTACCTGAAGGTGTTGCCATGGAAGTAACAAAG ACCAGGTTAGAACAGTTACCAGAACACATCAAGGAACCACTTTGGGAGATGGTGGGCAAAGAAGAAGAAGCAAGCAAAGCATGA